CCAAAACGCTCAATCAAAAGCAGTTTTTCGATAGCGTCAATTCTAATCTACTTACGTTTGCCATAGGTCCCGCGGGCACGGGCAAAACGTATCTTGCGGTTGCGATGGCGGCAAACGCCGTTAAGAAAGGCTTGGTCGACAGAATAGTGCTTACCCGTCCCGCGATCGAAGCGGGCGAAAAACTGGGCTTTCTGCCTGGCGATCTTCAAATGAAGGTCGATCCGTATTTAAAACCGCTGTACGACGCGCTCGGCGAAATGTTCGGCGCGGACTACACCAAGCTTATAGAACGCGGTACGGTCGAGGTCGCGCCGCTTGCGTATATGCGCGGTCGCACTTTGTCGCACGCGTTTATTATACTGGACGAGGCGCAAAACACCACGCCCGAGCAAATGCAAATGTTTTTGACAAGGTTCGGCGAGGGCAGTCGCGCAATCGTGACGGGCGATATAACGCAGATCGACCTGCGCGGCGAGCAATCGGGGCTTATCCAAGCCGAGGAAGTGCTTAAAAACGTAGACGGCATAAAGTTCGTTCGTTTGGGCGAAGCCGACGTCGTTCGGCACGGGCTTGTAATGCGCATAGTCAAGGCTTACGCAACCTATCACACAAACAATACCAAGAGGAAAGAAAATGGCAGACGCGGAAAAACAGAATGAAATAACGCATAAGCAAAACGCTTACGCCCCGCCCAAGAGCGCGTACTTTTGGCTTGCGGGTATTTTCGCCGTGGTGTTTGCGGCGATCTACATAGCGCTCGTATTGTTCGTTCACTTCGTTTCGACGGGCGAGGGCATACTCGGTATAAACGAGGCGGAAGCGTACACGCTGTACGTGTTCGTATTCGCGTTCTTTTTGATTGCGCTGTATATCTATATAGTTTTGTCGCGCAGGGAATTGCTGTTCTCGCTTAAACGCGCGGGCGCGCTCATGACGGTGTTCACCTTCGTCGTCGTCGTGAATATCGTTCTCATTGCGTTCAGCCCGTACTTGATTTGCGTGGCGCTTACCGCAATGCTCGTGCTCCCGTTCTCCAAAAAGAGCGACGCGTTCGTGCTCAACGCGTTCTCGTGCTGGATATCGTCGTTCGTGCTTATTGCAACGCTCGAAATAAGCCAGTTCCCGGCGGTCGCGTTCACGCTACTTGCCGGCATGATCTGCGGCGCGGTCGCAACGTATACCTTCCCCAACAACATGACGCGCGTCGGCGCTATTTTGCGCTCGTTCGTCGCGTGCGTATCGACGGTTGCCGTATACTTCGTATTGCTGTCCACTTATCAGCTGTCGTTTGCGCCGTTTATCGATAACATAATGTATATCGGCGTATCGGTAGCGGGCGAGCTTTTGCTCTCCGTCGTTCTCGTTCCCGTCGTCGAATGGATATTCAATCTAACGAGCGACTTCCGCCTTATGGAGCTCACAAACCATAAAGCTCCGCTTATCAAACGGCTCGCCGAGGAAGCGCCCGGCACGTTCAACCACTGCTTGGCGGTAGCCAACTTCGCCGAGATTTGCGCCGAAGCGGTGGGCGAAGACCCCTATCTTGCCCGTGCCTGCGCGTACTACCACGACGTGGGTAAGCTCAATAACGTAGAGTATTTCACCGAGAACCAAGCGGGCTACAACCCGCACGACGAGATACTTCCCGAAGTATCCGCCGAGATCATTCGCAATCACACGGTCGACGGGTACGAGCTGTGCAAGCAGTTCCGTATTCCCGAGGAAGTCGCGCGCGTTGCGATAGAGCATCACGGCACGCAGCCCATTATGTATTTCTACAATAAAGCCAAATCGCTCACCGACGGCGACGTCGATATGGACGAATATCGCTACTACGGCGAAATTCCCACAGGCAAGATCGGCGCGATAATCATGATCTGCGACAGTGCGGAAGCGGCGATACGCGCCATGGACAACCCCACGGGCGACAAGGTGGATAAACTGCTTAGAAGCATGATCGACGAGCGGCTCAAACTCGGTCAGTTCGATAACTGCGCTATCACTATGAAAGACCTCACCGCGATACGCGAGGCGATAGTCGGCGCGTACGGCGGTCTGTACCACAAGCGCATCAAGTACAACAACGGCAAGAACAGCGGGGGCGCTCATGTTTAGACTTACGGGCGACGTTCGACAGGGCTTCAACCGCCTTGCGGGAATAATCTTCCACACGCTTAAATTAAAGGGGAACGCAACCGTCGATATCGAAATTATCGACGACGCGGAAATGCAAACGCTCAACCGCGAAACGCGCGGCAAGGACGCCACGACCGACGTTTTGAGCTATCCCGCGCTCGATAAGATAACCGACTTTACGCAAGCGAACTATCCCAACGATTACGACACAAAGCAAAGAGCGGTCGTGCTCGGCGAGATAGCGATAAACGAGGACGCGGTGAAACGCCAAGCCGAGGAGTTCGGCACGGGCGACCGCGAGATTTTCTATCTGTTCGTTCACGGTATGCTCCACCTTTTGGGCTACGACCACATGACGGAGCCCGACAAAAAGAAAATGCGCGAGGTCGAGGAGCAGGTGCTCGCCGAACAGGACAAGTCGGTCGTCGTTGCCGTAGTAGGCAGACCGAACGCGGGCAAGTCCTCTATCGTCAACGCAATAGTGGGCGAAAAGGTGTCTATTGTTTCGCCTAAGCCGCAAACCACGCGCGACAGGATAACGGGCATCTACACCGAGGGCGCAAGGCAAATTGTTTTCCTGGATACCCCCGGAATGTTCAAGCCGCGTACCAAGCTTGACGAGCACATGGATAAGAGCATAAAAAGCTCGCTCGCGGGCGACGCGGACGTAGTGCTCGTAGTGCTCGACAGCACCAAGGGGCTTACCGAAGCCGACGAAAAGCTCATTACCGAGCGGCTCAAATGCCGCGCGCCGCTGTGCGTTGCGGTTAATAAAACCGACCTAAAAGGCTATGCGGGCGTGTATCCCATACTCGAAAAGCTAAACCCGTTAATGTCGCAAAGCACGGGCAGATCGATAAAGGACGTTATCCCTACGAGCTGCCGTAACGGCAATAATATAGAACTTTTAAAGAACGCGCTTCTTGACGAGTGCAAGGACGGCGGATTCTTATTCCCCGAGGACGAGTTCACCGATCGCCCGATAAAGTTCCTAATCGCCGAGACCGTGCGCGAAAAAGCGTTACTGTTTTTGCAGGACGAGATACCGCACGGCGTGGGCGTGAGCGTAAGAAAGGTTGACGAGGACAGCACGCCCGTACATATTTCGTGCGACGTTATCGTCGATAAGCAATCGCATAAGCAAATAGTTATAGGCGACGGCGGGGAAATGATAAAAAGAATCGGGCAGTCGGCGCGTCGAGATATAGAAAAGCTTATCGATTGCTCGGTCTATCTCGAACTGTTCGTCAAGGTTCGCCCAGGCTGGCGCGACCGAAGCGACATACTAAAAGATATAGGGTATTGATCTTGCATAATCGTTTCTTCGTTAAGCCAATCTAATTGTAACGGAGGAAACAATCATGGAAAAGCAAGAACGTTACTTTTGGGAGTTATTCTGTGCGACGGGCGAGCCGCGCTACTACTCAATGTATATACGTGAGCGCGACAGGCTTGATAACGAGGGCTTGCGTAAAGAATAGCGGGTGTTCAACTCCCAATAGGCACACCCGATAACGGGCTGTTTTTGGCTCTATCTGCGTTAAACTCGCTCGTGGTAGGTTTCCACTACAACTTCGCTCGTTTGCCTTGATATAGCCTAAAAACAGCTCCGTTTCGGGCGCGAAGCGTTTTTACGAGGCAAATCGCGAGGGTAGACGTGCGAAACGGAGCGCGTCGTACCCTCGGCGGTACGGCAAACGACGCTTCGCGCGTATAGACCACGATTTGCCCGTAAAAATGTGTCTACTGGGGATGAATACCCGTAAAATAAATAAAAACGAGCTGTGAAAAATGACCGACTTTACCGATAAATGCATAGTGCTTAAAATAAGCGACTACCGCGACGACGATAGGCTGGCAAAGGTCTTGACTTGCGACAACGGTATGAAAACGGTCCATCTTCGCGGCGTGAAAAAAGCAAAAGCAAAATTAAAGCCGTTCGCTCAGGCATTCGCGGTGTTCGACACGCGGTTATTGGCTAATCGCGGCACGTTCCTTACTCCCGTGGAACCGCTCCTGATACAGGACGGCTTTTCGTTGTGCTCGGACTTGAAAATATTCACAGCCGCGTCGGTCGCCGCCGAAGCGACGGTGTGCGCCATATACGACGAAGAACCTCATACCGACGTGTTTTTGAGTTTTTTAAAACTCATTAAGCATTTGCAAGCAGGTGAGGACGCGTACTATCAGGCGGCGGCGTATATGTGCGAGCTTCTCGAATTCAGCGGGTTTTATCGCAATTACGGCTGCGACGGCGAACCGAAAACTCCCGTGCAGTTATTAGGTTATGCGCAAAAGCACGGATACGGCGAGTTCGGCGATAAAGATTTATCCCGTCGCGCTCTCAAATATGTATGCGGCGAGTTCGAACGCAATTTCGACACGCGGTTAAAGAGCGTGGATTCAATCGACCTATATGCCGATTGATTACATAAGAAAACATATATTATTTGTTAGTTTATTTAGAATAGCGTAGATAAATTTATAACGATAAGCTATTTCTCGGGTGTAACGCCTAATGAACCACCTAAGCAAATACACGACACTAAAAGTTTCTTGCCTACTTCTTTTCAAAGAAGTAGGCAAAATGCTTGCCTTTTAATAAAAGGTATGGTAAAATATTGCGTGGACAAATAATACATTCAAGGAGAATAAAAACAATGGCAAAGAAATACTGCTATCTCTTCACCGAAGGCAACGCCGGAATGCGCGAGCTTTTGGGCGGTAAGGGCGCTAACCTTGCGGAAATGACCAACATCGGTCTTCCCGTACCTCAGGGCTTCACCATCTCCACCGAAGCCTGCACGCAATACTACGAGGACGGTCGCAAGATTAACGACGGTATTCAAAAAGAAATAATGACCTACATCGACAAGATGGAGAAGATCTGCGGCAAGAAGTTCGGCGACAAAGAGAACCCGCTTCTCGTTTCCGTTCGTTCGGGCGCTCGCGCTTCCATGCCGGGCATGATGGACACCATCCTCAACCTCGGTCTTAACGAAACGGTCGTCAACACCATTGCCACCAAATCGGGCAACCCCCGCTGGGCATGGGACTGCTACCGCCGCTTCATCCAAATGTTCTCCGACGTCGTTATGGAAGTGGGCAAGAAATATTTCGAAAAGCTCATCGACGAGATGAAAGAGAAGAAGGGCGTAACTCAGGACGTAGACCTTAACGCCGACGACCTTAAAGCGCTCGCTATGCAGTTCAAAGCCGAGTACAAGAAACAGCTCGGCAAGGACTTCCCCGACGATCCGAAGGAACAGCTTTTCGAAGCTATCAAAGCCGTTTTCCGTTCGTGGGACAACCCCCGCGCGAACATCTACCGCATGGACCACGACATTCCGTATTCGTGGGGCACGGCTGTCAACGTTCAGATGATGGCGTTCGGCAACATGGGCGACAACTGCGGCACGGGCGTTGCTTTCACGCGTAACCCCGCTACGGGCGAGAAAGGCCTTATGGGCGAGTTCCTTACCAACGCTCAGGGCGAGGACGTCGTTGCGGGCGTTCGCACTCCCATGCCCATCGAAAAGATGAAGGAGATATTCCCCAAGGTATACGAGCAGTTCCAGCAGGTCTGCAAGACTCTCGAAAACCACTACCGCGATATGCAGGATATGGAGTTCACTGTCGAGAACGAAAAGCTCTATATGCTCCAAACCCGTAACGGCAAGCGCACCGCCGCCGCCGCTATCAAGATCGCCTGCGACCTCATCGACGAAAAGATGATAACCGAGAAAGAAGCGCTTATGCAGATCGACGCCAAGTCGCTCGATATGCTTCTTCACCCGCAGTTCGACCCGAAAGCCCTTAAAGACGCCGACAAGAACAATGTCGTAGGCAAGGGCATTGCCGCTTCCCCCGGCGCCGCCGCAGGCACGATCGTATTCACCGCCGAGGACGCCGTTGTGGAAGGCAAGAAAGGCAACAAGGTCATACTCGTCCGTTTGGAAACCAGCCCCGAGGATATCGAGGGCATGAAGTACGCGCAGGGTATTCTTACCGTTCGCGGCGGACAGACCTCGCACGCTGCGGTCGTTGCGCGCGGCATGGGTACCTGCTGCGTATCCGGCTGCGGTGATATCAAGATGGACGAGGAGAACAAGCAGTTCACTCTTGCCGGCAAGGTTTATAAGGAAGGCGACGCGCTGTCGCTCGACGGCTCGACCGGTAACATCTATAACATCATGATCCCCACCGTTCCCGCCGATCCCAACTCGGGCTACTTCGGCAGGATCATGGCTCTTGCGGATAAGTATAAGGCTCTCGGCGTTCGCACCAACGCGGATACGCCCGCAGACGCTAAGCAAGCCGCCGCGTTCGGCGCGCAGGGTATCGGTCTTTGCCGTACCGAGCATATGTTCTTCGATCCTCTGCGTATCGGCGCGTTCCGCGAAATGATCTGCGCCGACACCGTAGAGGAGCGCGAAGCCGCTCTTGCCAAGATCGAGCCCATGCAGCAAGCCGACTTCGAAGGGCTTATGGAAGCTCTCGAAGGTCAGCCTGTTACCATTCGTTTCCTCGATCCGCCGCTCCACGAATTCGTTCCCACCGACGAAGCGGATATCGAAGCGCTCGCTAAGGCACAGGGCAAAACCGTTAACCAAATCAAACAGATAATAAGCGATCTCCACGAGTTCAACCCGATGATGGGTCACCGCGGCTGCCGCTTGACCGTAACGTATCCCGAAATAGCCGTTATGCAGACCAAAGCGGTCATCAAAGCGGCTATCGCGGTCCAGAAACGCCACGCTAAGTGGAAGGTCGTTCCCGAAATCATGATCCCGCTTACCGGCGAAGTCAAGGAAATGGCGTTCGTTAAGAAGGTTGTCGTTAAGACCGCCGACGAGATCATCAAGGCTTCGGGCGTCAACCTCAAATACGAGGTCGGCACCATGATCGAGATCCCGAGAGCGGCGCTTACCGCCGACGAGATCGCCAAGGAAGCCGAGTTCTTCTGCTTCGGCACGAACGACTTGACCCAAATGACGTTCGGTTTCAGCCGCGACGACGCGGGCAAGTTCCTCCCCAGCTATTACAGTAACAAGATTTACGAGTTCGATCCGTTCGCTAAGCTCGACACGACGGGCGTAGGCAAGCTCATGGAAATGGCTGTCACCCTCGGCAAGAAAGAGCGTAAGACCCTTCACTGCGGTATCTGCGGCGAACACGGCGGCGATCCCTCGTCCATCGAGTTCTGCCACCAGATCGGCTTGAACTACGTATCCTGCTCGCCGTACCGCGTTCCGATCGCCAGATTGGCTGCCGCGCAGGCGAATATCAAAAACCCGAGAAAATAATTTTAAGGATAACGAAAGAGGAGGGCGAAAGCCTTCCTTTTTTGTTTTTCTTAACGTGCAACGCGAAACGGCAAAATATTAGGTAGTATAATTTAAAGTTGCGCTCGACGCTTCGTCGGGCGTTTCACTTGAAAACCATTCACACACGGTTATATTTTTAACCAAAGCTTTTGATCTTCGGTTTATATCTAATAATGCTTGATTTTTTTCGTAAAAAATTATAAAATGTAATCAAATGGTTTCATATAATATCACAAGGAAGGTTTTTATGAAAAATAAGAAGATAATTTCTATTTTAAGTTGTTTGCTTGCGGTAATACTCTCGTTTAGTTTTGTGGGCTGCAACAAAAGCAGCGGAGGAGATTCCGAACCCCCTACGGGTCCCTCTACCTCAGTTGATGATCCCTCTACTTCGGTTGACGATCCTGTTACTTCGTTTGAGGGCCCCGTTGCTCCGGTTGAGTCTACCGAGACGGTTGAAGTTAAAAATGCCACCGCCGCCGAGATTACGGGCGGCTATGAAAAGGGTACTGCGCGTGCAACGCAAACAAGCGAGTATCTCGGCGCGGTTGACAAAGTTGTAAAACCCGTAAAGGAAGTAATGGACGAGCATGAAACCTACGGCGTAACCCAATATCCCTATTACGGGAGAAATCTTAAAACTTCGACTAATAACAGGGACGCGATTTACTGGGAAAGTATTTCGCTGTTACCTCAACCGACGTGGAGATCGCGCGGTATATACAACGGTATAGACGCCGAGGGCTATCTTTTGAAGAACGGTCAGCGTATCCTTGCCAATAGTGACGACGTGGACGAGGACGATGAAGATGAAGAGGGCGAGGTTATTTCGGGCGGTGAAGACGCGGGCCTTGAAGAGGGCGAAGAAGTCGTCGAGGGCTCTACGACCGTAAATGAGCAGTTTAATAAAAAATATAGAATGTTGTACAAGCATACGGCGTCTATTACAATGTACGGCGGCGGGCTTTCGGACAAAGAACCCCGTATAGTCAAGAAAATTACGGCTTTAACTCATGCGAAACTTGCTTCTACCACGATTACGGGTTTATATGCGCCCGCGGGTGAAGTTATTAAGATCGAGATACCCGAGGCAGAGTATAAAGCTGCCGGCGGAATTGCCGTGTATATCGGTCAGAACTATAACCTTGACCAGCAGGTCGCTGTGGAATTTACTTCGAGCGGAGTAAAGGGCAACGGCTTTACACGTATGACCGATATTTTAAGCAAATTCGAGCTCAGGGATAAATACAAAAACGTTACCATTGAAAACGGTATAGCCACTGCGTACGTCGGTTCTTTCCTTGGCGGACCTATCTATTTTCGTCCTATAAATAACAGTGTGGAACGCAAGGTTTCCGTAACTATTTCCGGCGCGGTAAGATACCAGCACTTTATTCTCGGCGTAACCACTCCCGAGGAGTACGAGTTCAACAAATCTTCAACCGCACCCTATTTCGATCTAGAGGTATTCGACTCCGTTCGTTTTACGACACATAAATATGCGTCGTCGAACGGGCTTGCGCTTAAAGACTTCACTTACGAAAACTGCACCGACGCGGCTGTTCTTTGGGATAAGATTGCCGAGGTTTCGACCCGCGTAAAGGCGAACGGTCTTTCGGGTGCAAGTGCCCCCGTGTATATTATAGGTGACTGTTACATAGCTGCGGGCGCGGCGTTTGCCAACCCCGGACGAAACGGTGTAGTTTGTCCCCCGAGCTGGCTTGCGGAAGCACTCAATTACAATCATTTCGTCAACAGCGGAAGCTGGGGCACCATGCACGAATATAACCATTGCTGGCAAGGCTACGGTCTGAAAAACGGCGGTGAAGTAACCAATAACGCAACTACGTTAATTTCATATTCGCTTTATACGAGAATTTCCGCGGGCAGAACGTCCGCTACGGGCTGGGGCAACGGCGGCTGGAACAGGTTTACGGATCCGTCTAAATCGCTTGGCGAGCTTTTGGTAAACGGCAGAAACGGCAGTGCCCGTGAAGATTTGTCGGTATATGCAACGCTTTTACACAATATCGGTCAGGATAAGTTTATAGCCGCGGCGAAAGGCGGTAAGGACAGCGGTGCAACCACTTACTTCAATAACCTCGTAAGCGCCACCCATCTTGATATGACGTACTACTTTACAAGCGTACTTAATCTCGGTGTGGGAACGTCAAGGGGCGTATCTCAGGCGGCGGTAGATGCGGCGCAGGCTAAAAATTATCCCATGTTCGTGCCTGTTTCTTCCGTATATCAGGTAGGCAGAAGCATTATTTACGACGGCAAAAAGGAATACATAACGACCGCTCAGCCCTTTTCTTACGGCACGGGCGAGTTCACGATGGATTTCACCAACAAGAATAATTTCAAGGGCAATAGCTTTGCAAGCAAGGCGCTCGTAGTTCCCGACGGCTTTACCGTAACGGTTAAAAGCGTTACTCAGCCTGCGAACGGCACGGTTGCGAAACTTGACGGCAACAAAGTAAAGTACACTCCCAAGTCGGGCGCGGCTTATTCGGGTAATTTCATCGTAACCCTCGGTATTACCAAAGACGACGAAGCTTTCACGGTTGAAGACATAGACCTTGTAATAAACCTCAAACAGGGAATTATTTCGACCTTATACAGAACTACTTATACGTATGACGAAGCTTCGAGTATGCCTTCATCCGACGCGGTTTATAACGAGCAGACGAAAACCTTCGATTTCGGTAGCTATGCGTCAACCGAAACAAGGAAAAACGTTTGCACGCAGGAAACCAATACGCAGATTTGGGGCTCGGGCAGAAACTATCTCGACGACACATTTGATAAAACCGTTTCAAACACGGAAGGTCATTACAAGGCGTTGGAAGTAGGTAAGACGATACAGACGCTTGACGGCGTTATGTATTTTTCCGCCGCCAACACTTACCGTTTTACGCTTAAAGGCAGAGGCAAAGGAACGCTTTATCTCTCATACGATAAGGGCGCTACCTGGGAAAAGGCGTTTACGTTCGACAGGAATAGCGGTACCGCTTACGTAGCAAACGAGTATTACGAGCATGAGCTTACGTCAAACAATAGTTTTGTTTATTTTAAGGTCGTGCTTAATGTAAAAAATGACTGGCAGGATTTCTTCGGTATCGGCGTAGCGGCTAAACAGTCCAACGGCAGTTTTTCGGCATTCAGCGATGCAAGCGCGATTGCGGAGGCGAGCATTGATGCAAAATTGGAAGAGTCCAAGAAATTCGAAACGGATTACCACTTCGAGAGCAACTACACTTATAAGTACTCGGGCATTGAAAATATATCTGCTTCGACTATGTCGCTTGTTTCCGTAAACTACGAGTCCTGGGACGACACTTTACTCATTGCAAATATGTTTGACGGTAAAGCAGATACGTATTTCCATTCCAAAGGCGGTGCGGAGAACTATATTACCGCAGATAAGCCGTTAGAGCTTGTCGTTGATTTAGGTTCCGTACGCAAGGTAAATAGAGTTACCTTCAATGGCTACAAGGGCGACTATAAGAATAAAAACAACGGCATGGTTAAGAGCTTCAAACTTTACGGCAGTAAGGACGGCACAAATTACACGATTTTAACCGAACAAGTCGATGCTGTGACTAATGACGCAAGAAATAAGACTTATAGTTTCGACGCTGCGGAAATAAAGTATTATAAGCTGGTAGTAACCAAGACCGATAACGGTCGCTATTTTGCAATGAACAGCATCGATTTCTCGTACGGTATAGTTTTTGCCAACGGAAATATGGCAACGCCCCACGACGAAAACGTCATTTATTCGGGCGAATGGGGAACAAAAAACACTCTTTGCGATTACGGCATAATCTACACTGCGGAAGCGGGCAGCAGCGTTTCGTACACCTTTACCGGTACGCGGGTTGCATATTTTGCCGAAAAGTCCTCTGATTACGGCACGGTTGATATCTATATTGACGGAGTGCTTGTCGCATCGGACGTAAGTCTTTCCGCAAGCAATCCCAATATTCAGGTGTCGGAAACGCTTTACAACTCGTTCGGTGAATCAAACGCAGTAAAAGCGGGTTCGCTTGCATATATTTATTCCGGCGACGCACTTGCGCAAGGCGAGCACGTCTTGAAGATTGTAGGCAAAAGCGGTTCGTTCAATGTGGACGCATTTGCATATTGGAACTGAATCGCCCATTATAGTAACACGGCTGCACAGGTGAACATAAAAACCCGAGAAAGTAATTAATAAGTCTAACCGCTCGCACTGTATCGTGCGGGCGGTTATATTTTTAAATGCTTTCGTAGCGCCGTTTGACAAATCGGGAATTTTTCGATATAATGTTTTTATCGAGATTGCGTACCGAATACGGGGTAGATCATGGGCAAACAAATCAACTATTGGCTTGATTACGACGGTTTTTTAAAGATAGCGGAAACGGCTTTGCAAAAAGGCTGTGAGATCTTAAAGAAAGAAAACGGAAAGGTTATCCGCGGTAATGATATTTCATTGATCACGCCTAATTGTTTCGATTATTTTTTTCACTATCCGCCCGCGGGAGAAGTAAAGATCGGGGCTTTCGAGGATGGGCGAGAGTACGTAGACAGCGGCTACACGCCGTCGGGGAATACTTTGATAGAAGCGGGTTTTTCCCGTATTTCGTACGATGCAAAAACCATTAGCAGAGCAAGACTTTTTGTTATAAGCGGCTACTATGATAAAAACGACGAGTGGGTCCCGCGCCCCGATTGCATGACGAAATTATTTTCAAGCCTTGAACGCGTCGCAAAAAAGGTCGCCCCGCGCAACGTGGAAACATTTGAATACGTAACTCCGAACGGAGAAAAGACAGTCCGTAAATACG
Above is a window of Clostridiales bacterium DNA encoding:
- a CDS encoding PhoH family protein gives rise to the protein MLKKTFQNDELRAVFGAFDANIKVVEELCGVTVRTAPDAVEISGKNTELAELLLDKLVFAVRRGEHIDPDTVRRYFDVLNTDINGVEELTAQPICVNAHGQKIYAKTLNQKQFFDSVNSNLLTFAIGPAGTGKTYLAVAMAANAVKKGLVDRIVLTRPAIEAGEKLGFLPGDLQMKVDPYLKPLYDALGEMFGADYTKLIERGTVEVAPLAYMRGRTLSHAFIILDEAQNTTPEQMQMFLTRFGEGSRAIVTGDITQIDLRGEQSGLIQAEEVLKNVDGIKFVRLGEADVVRHGLVMRIVKAYATYHTNNTKRKENGRRGKTE
- a CDS encoding HDIG domain-containing protein, translated to MADAEKQNEITHKQNAYAPPKSAYFWLAGIFAVVFAAIYIALVLFVHFVSTGEGILGINEAEAYTLYVFVFAFFLIALYIYIVLSRRELLFSLKRAGALMTVFTFVVVVNIVLIAFSPYLICVALTAMLVLPFSKKSDAFVLNAFSCWISSFVLIATLEISQFPAVAFTLLAGMICGAVATYTFPNNMTRVGAILRSFVACVSTVAVYFVLLSTYQLSFAPFIDNIMYIGVSVAGELLLSVVLVPVVEWIFNLTSDFRLMELTNHKAPLIKRLAEEAPGTFNHCLAVANFAEICAEAVGEDPYLARACAYYHDVGKLNNVEYFTENQAGYNPHDEILPEVSAEIIRNHTVDGYELCKQFRIPEEVARVAIEHHGTQPIMYFYNKAKSLTDGDVDMDEYRYYGEIPTGKIGAIIMICDSAEAAIRAMDNPTGDKVDKLLRSMIDERLKLGQFDNCAITMKDLTAIREAIVGAYGGLYHKRIKYNNGKNSGGAHV
- a CDS encoding GTPase Era; the protein is MFRLTGDVRQGFNRLAGIIFHTLKLKGNATVDIEIIDDAEMQTLNRETRGKDATTDVLSYPALDKITDFTQANYPNDYDTKQRAVVLGEIAINEDAVKRQAEEFGTGDREIFYLFVHGMLHLLGYDHMTEPDKKKMREVEEQVLAEQDKSVVVAVVGRPNAGKSSIVNAIVGEKVSIVSPKPQTTRDRITGIYTEGARQIVFLDTPGMFKPRTKLDEHMDKSIKSSLAGDADVVLVVLDSTKGLTEADEKLITERLKCRAPLCVAVNKTDLKGYAGVYPILEKLNPLMSQSTGRSIKDVIPTSCRNGNNIELLKNALLDECKDGGFLFPEDEFTDRPIKFLIAETVREKALLFLQDEIPHGVGVSVRKVDEDSTPVHISCDVIVDKQSHKQIVIGDGGEMIKRIGQSARRDIEKLIDCSVYLELFVKVRPGWRDRSDILKDIGY
- the recO gene encoding DNA repair protein RecO: MTDFTDKCIVLKISDYRDDDRLAKVLTCDNGMKTVHLRGVKKAKAKLKPFAQAFAVFDTRLLANRGTFLTPVEPLLIQDGFSLCSDLKIFTAASVAAEATVCAIYDEEPHTDVFLSFLKLIKHLQAGEDAYYQAAAYMCELLEFSGFYRNYGCDGEPKTPVQLLGYAQKHGYGEFGDKDLSRRALKYVCGEFERNFDTRLKSVDSIDLYAD
- a CDS encoding pyruvate, phosphate dikinase; this encodes MAKKYCYLFTEGNAGMRELLGGKGANLAEMTNIGLPVPQGFTISTEACTQYYEDGRKINDGIQKEIMTYIDKMEKICGKKFGDKENPLLVSVRSGARASMPGMMDTILNLGLNETVVNTIATKSGNPRWAWDCYRRFIQMFSDVVMEVGKKYFEKLIDEMKEKKGVTQDVDLNADDLKALAMQFKAEYKKQLGKDFPDDPKEQLFEAIKAVFRSWDNPRANIYRMDHDIPYSWGTAVNVQMMAFGNMGDNCGTGVAFTRNPATGEKGLMGEFLTNAQGEDVVAGVRTPMPIEKMKEIFPKVYEQFQQVCKTLENHYRDMQDMEFTVENEKLYMLQTRNGKRTAAAAIKIACDLIDEKMITEKEALMQIDAKSLDMLLHPQFDPKALKDADKNNVVGKGIAASPGAAAGTIVFTAEDAVVEGKKGNKVILVRLETSPEDIEGMKYAQGILTVRGGQTSHAAVVARGMGTCCVSGCGDIKMDEENKQFTLAGKVYKEGDALSLDGSTGNIYNIMIPTVPADPNSGYFGRIMALADKYKALGVRTNADTPADAKQAAAFGAQGIGLCRTEHMFFDPLRIGAFREMICADTVEEREAALAKIEPMQQADFEGLMEALEGQPVTIRFLDPPLHEFVPTDEADIEALAKAQGKTVNQIKQIISDLHEFNPMMGHRGCRLTVTYPEIAVMQTKAVIKAAIAVQKRHAKWKVVPEIMIPLTGEVKEMAFVKKVVVKTADEIIKASGVNLKYEVGTMIEIPRAALTADEIAKEAEFFCFGTNDLTQMTFGFSRDDAGKFLPSYYSNKIYEFDPFAKLDTTGVGKLMEMAVTLGKKERKTLHCGICGEHGGDPSSIEFCHQIGLNYVSCSPYRVPIARLAAAQANIKNPRK